The region ACAACACCTCTAAAAACTTTATTACCGCATTCCGGGCAAAAGTAACGGGCTTCTTCATCTTCAATCCATTTTTTTGTCCCATATTTTTTTCTATATGGAACAGATCTTAGAATAACCTTTTTACCAACGGCCATCGAAAAATTATCTATATATTTACAGGGGAACTCATTACATTGATGACACCCTTCATAACCTTTTTCTTTTATACAGTCTCTGATATCACATTGTTTACAGTGCATAAAAAGATTGTCAGACAAACATCCGTTGCATTTAATGTCTTTTGTTGTAAGATCTTCACTGTTAGGTATAGTACCTTTTCCAGGAACACCACCTTTGTAAAGCCCAATGATCAGCGACAATTATAATTCCCGCCGGACGACAATTAAAATTCCCGAAATATAAAAACCTTAAAAAAAATGGTAAGAACGTCCAAATCTAAAAGAAAGGAGAGGTTTGGATGGTTACTAACCAACAAGTAAGGAGGTTATTCAAAATGATTCAGACAGAAAAGAATTTCGGGATTGCAGCAATGAGAGCTGGAATGGATGAAAAAACCGCTCGCAAATACCGCAAGCACGGTAAGCTACCAAGCGATGTCAGGCAAAAGCATGGATGGCAAACGCGCCAAGATCCTTTTGAAAATGTATGGGAAAACATTAAATCAATGTTGGAGATCAACCCGGGATTGGAGGGCAAAACCCTGTT is a window of Syntrophales bacterium DNA encoding:
- a CDS encoding DUF3795 domain-containing protein: MSLIIGLYKGGVPGKGTIPNSEDLTTKDIKCNGCLSDNLFMHCKQCDIRDCIKEKGYEGCHQCNEFPCKYIDNFSMAVGKKVILRSVPYRKKYGTKKWIEDEEARYFCPECGNKVFRGVV